A window of Melopsittacus undulatus isolate bMelUnd1 chromosome 2, bMelUnd1.mat.Z, whole genome shotgun sequence contains these coding sequences:
- the LOC101870948 gene encoding gap junction beta-6 protein produces the protein MDWGALHTILGGVNKHSTSIGKIWLTVLFIFRIMILVVAAERVWGDEQDDFVCNTLQPGCKNVCYDHFFPISHIRLWALQLIFVSTPALLVAMHVAYRRHEKKRQFRKGDQKCEYKDIEEIRRQRFRIEGSLWWTYTSSIFFRLVFEAVFMYAFYFMYDGFRMPRLMKCNAWPCPNTVDCFVSRPTEKTVFTIFMIAVSSICILLNVAELCYLLTKFFLRKSKKAGNNKHHSNHENKEETKQNEMNELISDSCQNTVIGFTSS, from the coding sequence ATGGATTGGGGAGCCCTGCATACCATTTTAGGAGGTGTAAATAAACACTCCACCAGCATTGGGAAGATCTGGCTCACAGTCCTGTTCATCTTCCGTATCATGATCCTGGTTGTGGCTGCAGAGAGAGTCTGGGGAGATGAGCAAGACGACTTTGTCTGCAATACTCTGCAACCTGGTTGCAAAAATGTTTGCTATGATCACTTTTTCCCTATTTCTCACATCAGACTCTGGGCCCTGCAGCTGATCTTCGTTTCCACACCTGCGCTGCTAGTGGCCATGCATGTAGCTTACAGGAGGCACGAGAAGAAGAGGCAGTTCAGAAAGGGAGACCAGAAATGTGAATACAAGGACATTGAAGAGATCAGAAGACAGAGGTTTCGTATTGAGGGCTCCTTGTGGTGGACATacaccagcagcatcttcttCAGGCTGGTCTTTGAGGCAGTCTTCAtgtatgcattttatttcatgtacGATGGGTTCCGCATGCCTCGCTTAATGAAGTGTAATGCGTGGCCCTGCCCTAACACAGTGGACTGCTTTGTTTCTCGACCTACTGAAAAGACGGTGTTTACTATTTTCATGATTGCTGTGTCCAGCATTTGCATTCTTTTAAATGTGGCTGAATTATGTTACTTACTGACAAAATTTTTCCTCAGAAAGTCTAAAAAAGCTGGAAATAACAAGCATCACTCCAACCATGAGAATAaggaagaaaccaaacaaaatgaaatgaatgaGTTAATATCTGATAGCTGTCAGAACACAGTTATAGGATTTACAAGTAGCTAA
- the LOC101870776 gene encoding gap junction beta-2 protein — protein MDWGTLQAVLGGVNKHSTSIGKVWLTVLFIFRIMILVVAAERVWGDEQQDFVCNTLQPGCRNVCYDHFFPISHIRLWALQLIFVSTPALLVAMHVAYRRHEKKRRFRNGEKIDIEELKNEKIHIRGPLWWTYTSSIFFRIIFEAVFMYVFYYMYDGYQMPRLVKCNAWPCPNTVDCFVSRPTEKTTFTIFMLAVSGICMMLNLAELCYLVIKICMKEPRKTTVLK, from the coding sequence ATGGACTGGGGAACTCTGCAGGCTGTTTTAGGAGGTGTAAATAAACACTCCACCAGCATTGGGAAGGTCTGGCTCACAGTCCTGTTCATCTTCCGTATCATGATCCTGGTTGTGGCTGCAGAGAGAGTCTGGGGAGATGAGCAACAAGATTTTGTCTGCAACACACTTCAGCCTGGGTGCAGAAATGTTTGCTATGATCACTTTTTCCCCATCTCTCACATCAGACTCTGGGCCCTGCAGCTGATCTTTGTTTCCACACCTGCACTGCTGGTGGCCATGCATGTAGCTTACAGGAGGCACGAGAAGAAAAGACGATTCAGGAATGGTGAGAAAATAGATATCGAAGAGCTCAAAAATGAAAAGATTCACATTCGGGGGCCCCTGTGGTGGACATacaccagcagcatcttcttCAGGATCATCTTTGAAGCAGTCTTCATGTATGTGTTCTATTACATGTATGATGGGTACCAGATGCCTCGCTTAGTGAAGTGCAATGCCTGGCCCTGTCCCAACACAGtggattgttttgtttctcGGCCCACTGAGAAAACCACATTTACCATTTTCATGCTTGCTGTGTCTGGGATCTGCATGATGTTGAATCTGGCTGAGTTGTGTTACCTGGTGATAAAAATCTGCATGAAAGAACCCAGgaaaacaacagttttaaaataa